The Lactuca sativa cultivar Salinas chromosome 2, Lsat_Salinas_v11, whole genome shotgun sequence genome includes a window with the following:
- the LOC111907005 gene encoding uncharacterized protein LOC111907005, translating to MSWSWRNLLKIRPFLRDFFYSRIGNGEKTFMWFDNWHQLGPLSYVLSHREITNAGYNIRDKVSDVIVDENWSWPAEWIEMIPRLSNFPVPRIIREKKDEVYWVNYKGNIVPFAVNQVSSSITRHEPIVDWYDLVWFQNRIPSHCFILWLAILGRLRTQDRMKRWKNSIEFNCVFCNAQLDSHSHLFFDCKFSKDVWKLMKNKVKIKHNPGNWFEIINELQYLLKKKNISNFIKKIALAASVYHIWNERNKRLFGKQSNSVDNVVKVITEDIRLKMFSLKLGYLGLNEEICKQWNVTVKSDDYIHERRN from the coding sequence ATGAGTTGGAGCTGGAGGAATCTCTTAAAGATTAGACCTTTTTTGCGAGATTTTTTTTATTCTCGGATTGGAAATGGAGAGAAGACTTTCATGTGGTTTGATAATTGGCATCAATTGGGACCTTTGAGTTATGTTCTTTCTCATAGGGAAATCACTAATGCTGGATATAACATAAGGGACAAAGTGAGTGATGTTATTGTTGATGAAAATTGGAGCTGGCCTGCAGAATGGATCGAAATGATCCCTCGGTTGAGTAATTTCCCTGTGCCAAGGATCATCAGAGAGAAAAAAGATGAAGTGTATTGGGTGAACTACAAAGGTAATATTGTTCCTTTTGCGGTTAATCAGGTATCTTCTTCTATTACACGCCATGAGCCAATTGTTGACTGGTATGATCTGGTTTGGTTTCAAAATAGAATACCAAGTCATTGCTTCATTCTTTGGCTTGCTATTCTTGGAAGACTTAGAACACAAGATAGAATGAAAAGATGGAAAAATTCTATTGAGTTCAATTGTGTGTTTTGCAATGCTCAATTGGATTCTCATTCTCATTTATTTTTTGATTGTAAATTCTCCAAAGATGTATGGAAGCTGATGAAAAATAAGGTGAAAATAAAGCATAATCCTGGCAATTGGTTTGAAATTAttaatgaacttcaatatttgctaaaaaagaaaaatatcagTAACTTCATTAAAAAGATAGCTTTGGCGGCTTCTGTTTATCACATATGGAATGAAAGGAATAAAAGGTTGTTTGGGAAACAGAGCAATTCAGTGGATAATGTGGTCAAAGTTATCACAGAAGACATTCGATTGAAGATGTTTAGCCTTAAATTGGGTTATCTTGGGCTTAATGAAGAAATTTGCAAGCAGTGGAATGTTACAGTTAAAAGTGATGATTATATCCATGAAAGAAGAAATTAA
- the LOC111907004 gene encoding uncharacterized protein LOC111907004 encodes MVNDEGFFFFKFDSKEGMMSVLEGGPRLINNVPMFVQRWRPGLVLSKPQIKFVPMWVKVFNVPLEYWNSKGITLIANEIWIPIAMDKITQKMCNEHWGRPAFMRFLVEMSSESEWMKELSVVSIDFGTGEKVESKCKIEYAWRPDVCNHCKVYGHKNSNCGILNSLKSDNVADEAVNSEENGKKEQVDDDGFILVTKKNNKGQKFSPGVVINENGKVDLIKSLEKNTIPISEGVTISNNEGISKDVDNQGKQKNKQIEEQESQKGSQKEDRISKGADNRNNGGNFSKFAVGNLKKDGKEKGVFQSKEGKSGKMNGTGVFIPKEKLGTRVKNVIENFNARKEEMQGKKEEGRKKVYVPKKQVDFKVSSNFDNIGSTSGKDDQDEIISQNPFDVLADLGLRDMSYLDEIDPEILTGGAQETITENPIVDQ; translated from the coding sequence ATGGTAAATGATGAAGGGTTCTTTTTCTTTAAGTTTGATTCAAAGGAAGGTATGATGAGTGTACTGGAGGGAGGTCCACGGCTTATTAATAATGTGCCTATGTTCGTTCAAAGATGGAGACCTGGTCTAGTTCTGAGTAAACCTCAAATCAAATTTGTTCCTATGTGGGTCAAAGTCTTTAATGTGCCTTTGGAGTATTGGAACAGCAAGGGAATCACATTGATTGCTAATGAAATTTGGATACCAATTGCTATGGATAAAATCACTCAGAAAATGTGTAATGAACATTGGGGAAGGCCAGCATTTATGAGATTTCTTGTGGAAATGTCATCAGAATCAGAATGGATGAAAGAGTTAAGTGTTGTCTCAATTGACTTTGGGACAGGAGAAAAAGTTGAATCAAAATGCAAGATAGAGTATGCGTGGAGGCCTGATGTTTGTAATCACTGCAAAGTTTATGGACATAAGAATAGCAATTGTGGGATTTTAAATAGCTTGAAAAGTGATAATGTTGCTGATGAGGCTGTTAACTCAGAAGAAAATGGGAAAAAAGAGCAAGTTGATGATGATGGTTTTATCTTAGTCACAAAGAAGAACAATAAAGGACAGAAGTTTAGTCCTGGTGTGGTTATTAATGAAAATGGCAAAGTGGATTTGATAAAATCCTTGGAGAAAAATACGATCCCTATTAGTGAAGGAGTTACTATTAGCAACAATGAAGGAATTTCAAAAGATGTGGATAATCAAGGAAAGCAAAAAAATAAGCAAATTGAAGAACAAGAAAGTCAAAAGGGATCTCAAAAAGAAGATCGAATTAGTAAAGGAGCTGATAATAGAAATAATGGGGGAAATTTCTCGAAATTTGCTGTGGGAAATCTTAAAAAAGATGGGAAAGAGAAAGGGGTATTTCAGTCAAAGGAGGGTAAAAGTGGGAAAATGAATGGAACAGGGGTGTTTATCCCAAAAGAAAAACTGGGGACAAGAGTGAAGAATGTAATTGAAAATTTTAATGCTAGAAAAGAAGAAATGCAGGGGAAAAAAGAAGAAGGCCGGAAAAAGGTGTATGTTCCTAAGAAGCAAGTGGATTTTAAAGTTAGTTCTAACTTTGATAATATAggttctacttcaggtaaagatgATCAAGATGAGATAATATCACAAAATCCTTTTGATGTTTTAGCCGACTTGGGATTAAGGGATATGTCTTATTTAGATGAGATTGACCCGGAGATTTTAACTGGAGGTGCCCAGGAGACAATCACCGAAAATCCAATTGTTGATCAATGA